The following are encoded in a window of Bradyrhizobium guangdongense genomic DNA:
- a CDS encoding response regulator: MRILIVDDHPIVASGCRAVLADEGEIEILEAADAEDGESIFIVERPDLCVIDINLPTVSGFELARRILERAPEARIIMFSMNDDPAFAARAIECGAKGYVSKTGDPDDLVEAIRTVGGGGTYLPSAIARSIAFAGPTLAQSPLSKLNAREMEILRLLSAGKSLSEIAWLVQSSYKTVANTSSIMRQKLGVKTSVELVRLAIDSGVA, encoded by the coding sequence ATGCGCATTCTGATCGTCGACGATCATCCCATTGTCGCCTCCGGCTGCCGAGCCGTGCTGGCCGACGAAGGCGAAATCGAGATTTTGGAAGCCGCCGATGCCGAGGATGGCGAGAGCATCTTCATCGTCGAGCGCCCCGACCTCTGTGTCATCGACATCAACCTGCCGACCGTCTCCGGCTTCGAGCTTGCGCGCCGCATCCTGGAGCGCGCGCCGGAGGCCCGCATCATCATGTTCAGCATGAACGATGACCCCGCCTTCGCCGCGCGCGCGATCGAATGCGGCGCCAAGGGATATGTATCCAAGACCGGCGATCCCGACGATCTGGTCGAAGCGATCCGCACCGTCGGTGGGGGCGGCACCTATCTGCCGAGCGCTATCGCGCGCAGCATCGCTTTCGCCGGTCCCACGCTGGCGCAGAGCCCGCTGTCGAAGCTGAACGCGCGCGAGATGGAGATCCTGCGACTGCTGAGCGCCGGAAAAAGCCTGTCCGAGATCGCCTGGCTGGTGCAATCGTCCTACAAGACGGTCGCCAACACCTCCTCGATCATGCGCCAGAAGCTCGGGGTGAAGACCTCGGTAGAGCTGGTGCGGCTGGCGATCGACAGCGGCGTGGCGTAA
- a CDS encoding histidine kinase, producing the protein MWQNLSLRGRINLLLALLLALGLVVNIGRQVAEASPRVQAEDQSVIRLAREFIEMIVADLNEAPDPDARLNQIARDLNRLRHVSIGLRDSGGNPLTPLRPETDDDTPGPPAWFVNLVHPEQTAVSVPVSVHGKSGSLVITSHPNDEIAEIWDAILTQLEVGSVIALVLFLVMMNVVGRALAPLESLGRTMTEIEDGDYNARVTPGGAPELAAICTKLNHLAATLGEAVEDKRRLAERAVSLQDVERKEIARELHDEFGPYLFSLRAHASALAKLADGRAPSADAVRKHGSALLEQINALQQFTRRVLERLRPVGLAELGLGKALESLSRLWRESHPDVTIETSISPALGVMGETADLTIYRVVQEALTNAFRHAGATAIVVVIEPAEQPGRDGRGCARVRVSDNGHGMEPGQKLGFGLVGMRERILALGGTLNLVSGEGGVTVEALVPIAAA; encoded by the coding sequence ATGTGGCAAAATCTATCCTTGCGCGGGCGCATCAACCTTCTGCTGGCGCTGCTGCTCGCGCTCGGGCTCGTCGTCAACATCGGTCGCCAGGTCGCGGAGGCCTCTCCCCGCGTGCAGGCCGAGGACCAGAGCGTGATCCGACTGGCGCGCGAGTTCATCGAGATGATCGTTGCCGATCTCAACGAGGCGCCGGATCCCGATGCCAGGCTGAACCAGATCGCGCGTGACCTCAATCGCCTTCGCCATGTCAGCATTGGGCTCCGCGATAGCGGCGGGAACCCGCTGACGCCGCTGCGGCCCGAGACCGACGATGACACCCCCGGGCCGCCGGCCTGGTTCGTCAACCTGGTTCATCCCGAACAAACCGCCGTCAGCGTGCCGGTCTCTGTCCATGGCAAATCGGGCTCGCTCGTCATCACCTCGCATCCCAACGACGAGATCGCCGAGATCTGGGACGCGATTCTCACGCAGCTCGAGGTCGGGTCCGTAATCGCTTTGGTGCTGTTTCTGGTCATGATGAATGTCGTCGGCCGGGCGCTCGCGCCGCTCGAGTCACTGGGGCGAACCATGACCGAGATCGAGGACGGCGACTACAATGCCCGCGTCACGCCCGGCGGCGCACCCGAACTCGCCGCGATCTGCACAAAACTCAATCATCTCGCGGCAACGCTCGGCGAGGCGGTTGAGGACAAGCGGCGGCTTGCCGAGCGCGCGGTATCGCTGCAGGACGTCGAGCGCAAGGAGATCGCGCGCGAGCTGCATGATGAGTTCGGGCCATATCTGTTCTCCCTGCGTGCACATGCCAGCGCGCTGGCGAAGCTGGCCGACGGACGGGCGCCAAGCGCCGATGCCGTGCGAAAGCACGGCAGCGCCCTGCTGGAGCAGATCAATGCGCTGCAGCAGTTCACCCGCCGCGTGCTGGAGCGCTTGAGGCCCGTCGGCCTTGCCGAGCTTGGCCTTGGCAAGGCGCTGGAATCGCTGTCGCGGCTGTGGCGGGAATCGCATCCCGACGTGACGATCGAAACGTCGATCTCGCCGGCGCTCGGCGTCATGGGAGAGACCGCCGACCTCACCATCTACCGCGTTGTGCAGGAGGCGCTCACCAATGCGTTCCGCCATGCCGGTGCCACCGCGATCGTCGTGGTGATCGAGCCGGCGGAGCAGCCCGGGCGCGACGGACGAGGCTGTGCCCGGGTGCGGGTCAGCGACAACGGCCACGGCATGGAGCCGGGCCAGAAACTCGGCTTCGGTCTCGTCGGCATGCGGGAGCGCATCCTCGCGCTGGGCGGCACGCTCAATCTGGTGTCGGGCGAGGGCGGCGTCACCGTCGAGGCGCTGGTTCCGATCGCAGCGGCCTGA
- a CDS encoding substrate-binding domain-containing protein has product MEAGRHRRWLFSLFVVAASCAIGSMARAQTTDGGDLSFELVDPKVLRVCADPRNMPFSNEKGEGIENKIAELFADKLQKKLDYVFFPQATGFVRMTLGAHRCDVIMGFPQGDDIVQGTNPYYRTTYALVAKSGSGLEDVDTLEDPRLKGKHVGIIAGTPPATNMAIAGLMRDAKPYPLMIDTRYDNSAQAMIDDLTAGKIDAGVLWGPMAGYYAKKAGSLHVTPLVKETTGPKLVYRIGMGVRAADQNWKRQLNKLIQENQGEINKILLDFGVPLLDENDRPLGAETAKTSP; this is encoded by the coding sequence ATGGAGGCCGGACGACATCGTCGCTGGTTATTTTCACTTTTTGTGGTAGCGGCGTCTTGTGCAATCGGCAGCATGGCTCGCGCGCAGACGACTGACGGTGGTGACCTCTCCTTCGAGCTGGTCGATCCGAAGGTGCTTCGGGTCTGCGCCGACCCGCGCAACATGCCGTTCTCCAACGAAAAGGGCGAGGGGATCGAGAACAAGATTGCCGAACTGTTTGCGGACAAGCTGCAGAAGAAGCTCGACTACGTGTTCTTTCCGCAGGCCACGGGTTTCGTGCGAATGACGCTGGGTGCGCATCGCTGCGATGTCATCATGGGATTTCCGCAAGGCGACGACATCGTGCAGGGTACGAACCCCTATTACCGCACGACCTACGCGCTGGTCGCGAAATCAGGCAGCGGGCTCGAAGATGTCGATACGCTCGAGGATCCCAGGTTGAAGGGCAAGCACGTCGGCATCATCGCCGGCACCCCGCCGGCGACCAATATGGCCATTGCGGGGCTGATGCGCGACGCAAAGCCCTATCCGCTGATGATCGACACGCGCTACGACAATTCGGCGCAGGCGATGATCGACGATCTCACCGCGGGCAAGATCGACGCCGGGGTGCTGTGGGGGCCGATGGCGGGCTACTACGCCAAGAAGGCCGGCTCGCTGCACGTCACGCCGCTGGTGAAGGAAACCACGGGTCCCAAGCTGGTCTATCGCATCGGCATGGGCGTGCGCGCCGCCGATCAGAACTGGAAGCGGCAGCTCAACAAGCTGATCCAGGAGAACCAGGGCGAGATCAACAAGATCCTGCTCGATTTCGGCGTGCCCCTGCTCGACGAAAACGACCGGCCGCTCGGTGCGGAGACGGCCAAGACGTCGCCATGA
- a CDS encoding ABC transporter ATP-binding protein, whose amino-acid sequence MTSPATIAESQDRPRLEAAPVPALSIDGVSHSYGPRRALMDVSFNVQPASFTALLGLNGAGKSTLFSLITRLFGIQSGRVGIFGHDIRRSPGEALRLLGVVFQPRTLDLDLSLTQNLLYHAALHGIARREAAARSAELLARIGLTERAGSKVRDLSGGQMRRLEIARALLHRPRLLLLDEPTVGLDVKARADIISHVRQLVTEQGIGVLWATHLLDEIMPSDDLVVLHQGKVLAQGSMSRVIAEAGAQDVNTAFMRLTGAQVMPGGGA is encoded by the coding sequence ATGACCAGCCCCGCCACCATCGCCGAATCGCAGGACAGACCGAGGCTGGAAGCCGCCCCGGTGCCGGCGCTGTCGATCGACGGCGTCAGCCATTCCTACGGCCCGCGCCGCGCGCTGATGGACGTGTCCTTCAACGTGCAGCCCGCAAGCTTCACCGCTCTGCTCGGCCTCAACGGCGCCGGCAAGAGCACCCTGTTCTCGCTGATCACGCGATTGTTCGGCATCCAGTCCGGCCGCGTCGGCATTTTCGGCCACGACATCAGGCGGTCGCCCGGCGAGGCATTGCGGTTGCTTGGCGTCGTATTCCAGCCGCGAACGCTCGATCTCGATTTGTCACTGACGCAGAACCTGCTCTATCACGCAGCCCTCCATGGCATCGCCAGGCGCGAGGCGGCCGCCCGCAGCGCCGAGTTGCTGGCGCGCATTGGGCTCACCGAGCGCGCCGGCAGCAAGGTGCGCGATCTCTCCGGGGGCCAGATGCGGCGACTGGAGATTGCCCGCGCACTGCTGCATCGGCCGCGGCTGCTCTTGCTGGACGAGCCGACCGTCGGCCTCGACGTCAAGGCGCGGGCCGATATCATCAGCCATGTCCGGCAGCTCGTCACCGAGCAGGGCATCGGCGTGCTCTGGGCGACGCATCTGCTCGACGAAATCATGCCCAGTGACGACCTGGTGGTGCTGCACCAGGGCAAGGTGCTGGCGCAGGGCTCGATGAGCCGCGTCATCGCCGAGGCCGGCGCGCAGGACGTCAACACCGCCTTCATGCGCCTGACCGGCGCGCAAGTGATGCCGGGAGGCGGCGCATGA
- a CDS encoding YVTN family beta-propeller repeat protein, whose protein sequence is MQAEMKVGMLRAGLLAALMLTAAPAHAFIAYVSNEKSNTVSVIDTDSWTVTKTIKVGQRPRGIEFTRDGKFVMVAVGDDDTIQMIDAKTQGIVDTLPSGPDPELFTQDATGKTLYVANENDNTVTVIDLEKRARLGDIQVGVEPEGMTISPDGKTLINTSETTNMAHFIDTGSRQIVANVLVDARPRFACYKHDASELWVSSEIGGTVSIVDPNKHAVIGKVNFEIPGLRKEAIQPVGIGMTKDDKTAFIALGPANRIAVVDTATRKVTKYLLVGQRVWHMAFTPDEKYLLTTNGVSNDVSVIDVAAQKVIKTIQVGELPWGITIAP, encoded by the coding sequence ATGCAAGCTGAAATGAAGGTTGGGATGTTGCGTGCGGGATTGCTGGCCGCGCTGATGCTGACGGCGGCACCAGCGCATGCCTTCATCGCCTATGTCTCGAACGAGAAGAGCAATACGGTCTCGGTGATCGATACCGACAGCTGGACCGTGACCAAGACCATCAAGGTCGGCCAGCGCCCGCGCGGGATCGAATTCACCCGCGACGGCAAGTTCGTCATGGTCGCCGTCGGCGATGACGACACCATCCAGATGATCGACGCCAAGACGCAAGGCATCGTGGACACCCTGCCCTCCGGTCCCGACCCCGAATTGTTCACCCAGGACGCCACCGGCAAGACGCTCTACGTCGCCAACGAGAACGACAACACGGTGACCGTGATCGATCTGGAAAAGCGCGCCCGTCTCGGCGACATCCAGGTCGGCGTCGAGCCCGAGGGTATGACCATTAGCCCCGACGGCAAAACCCTGATCAACACGTCGGAAACGACCAACATGGCGCACTTCATCGATACTGGCTCGCGCCAGATCGTCGCCAACGTGCTGGTCGACGCACGGCCGCGCTTTGCCTGTTACAAGCACGACGCATCCGAATTGTGGGTGTCATCGGAGATCGGCGGTACAGTCTCGATTGTCGATCCCAACAAGCATGCGGTGATCGGCAAGGTCAATTTCGAGATTCCGGGCTTGCGCAAAGAGGCAATCCAGCCGGTTGGCATCGGCATGACCAAGGACGACAAGACCGCCTTCATCGCACTCGGCCCCGCCAACCGCATTGCCGTGGTCGATACCGCCACGCGCAAGGTGACGAAATATCTCCTGGTCGGCCAGCGCGTCTGGCACATGGCGTTCACGCCGGATGAAAAATATCTGCTCACCACCAACGGCGTCTCCAACGATGTTTCCGTGATCGACGTCGCCGCGCAGAAAGTCATCAAGACCATTCAAGTGGGCGAACTGCCCTGGGGCATCACGATCGCACCATGA
- a CDS encoding ABC transporter permease, translating into MSSITTRDVPRGFSASEYMTCLTGIVWREGLRFLHQRERFVSALVRPLVWLFIFAAGFRQVLGISIIPPYETYILYEVFIAPGLMAMIQLFNGMQSSLSMVYDREMGNMRTLLVSPLPRGFLLFCKLLAGTAVSLLQVYAFLIIAWFWDITPPPIGYLTVLPALILSGLMLGSLGMLISSGIKQLENFAGVMNFVIFPMFFASSALYPLWRVQEGSPYLYYICQANPFTHAVELIRFALYGQINWISLAVVGACTIVFMIAAIYAYDPSRGLARRGPAGGEG; encoded by the coding sequence ATGAGCAGCATCACCACGCGCGACGTGCCGCGCGGCTTCTCGGCCTCCGAGTACATGACCTGCCTCACCGGTATCGTCTGGCGCGAGGGCCTGCGCTTCCTGCATCAGCGCGAGCGCTTCGTCTCGGCGCTGGTGCGGCCGTTGGTGTGGCTGTTCATCTTCGCCGCCGGCTTCCGCCAGGTGCTCGGCATCTCCATCATCCCTCCCTACGAGACCTACATTCTCTACGAGGTCTTCATCGCGCCGGGATTGATGGCAATGATCCAGCTCTTCAACGGCATGCAATCCTCGCTCTCGATGGTCTATGACCGCGAGATGGGCAACATGCGCACCTTGCTGGTGAGCCCGCTGCCGCGCGGCTTCCTCCTGTTCTGCAAGCTGCTTGCGGGCACCGCCGTGTCGCTGCTCCAGGTCTATGCGTTCCTGATCATCGCCTGGTTCTGGGACATCACCCCGCCCCCGATCGGCTACCTCACCGTACTGCCCGCCCTGATCCTGTCCGGCCTGATGCTGGGCTCGCTGGGCATGCTGATCTCCTCCGGCATCAAGCAGCTCGAGAACTTTGCCGGCGTGATGAATTTCGTCATCTTCCCGATGTTCTTTGCCTCCTCGGCACTCTACCCGCTCTGGCGCGTGCAGGAGGGCAGTCCCTATCTGTACTATATCTGCCAGGCCAATCCGTTCACCCATGCGGTCGAACTGATCCGCTTCGCGCTGTATGGGCAGATCAACTGGATCTCGCTGGCGGTGGTCGGAGCTTGCACAATCGTCTTCATGATCGCCGCGATCTATGCCTATGATCCGTCACGCGGGCTGGCACGGCGCGGGCCTGCGGGAGGCGAAGGATGA
- a CDS encoding copper-binding protein, protein MGTAKFILAGAAAITMLASSAFADDMTGMVTSINRLNNTISIQQIQKGTVGSGTGGAAGALQQYKAKDAAMLDAVHAGDRVTYSATDADGSSTLTKLQKQ, encoded by the coding sequence ATGGGAACAGCAAAATTCATCCTCGCGGGCGCTGCAGCCATCACTATGCTCGCATCCAGCGCCTTTGCTGACGACATGACCGGAATGGTCACCAGCATTAACAGGCTCAACAACACCATCTCGATCCAGCAGATCCAGAAAGGCACGGTGGGCAGCGGCACTGGTGGAGCAGCCGGCGCGCTCCAGCAGTACAAAGCCAAGGATGCCGCGATGCTGGATGCCGTGCATGCCGGCGACAGGGTGACGTACTCCGCGACGGACGCTGACGGCTCGAGCACGCTGACGAAGTTGCAGAAGCAGTAA
- the fghA gene encoding S-formylglutathione hydrolase yields the protein MTIQTVSTNQSYGGVQGVYRHASEVTGTDMVFSVYVPPHAEGAKLPVVWYLSGLTCTHANVTEKGEFRRACAELGLIFVAPDTSPRGPDVPGDANNAYDFGLGAGFYVDATQEPFARNYRMWSYVTDELPKLVAGHFPVDAKRQSVMGHSMGGHGALTVALRNPHRYRAASAFAPIVAPSQVPWGIKALNGYLGPNKDAWRSHDTVALIEDGAKYSGFLVDVGEADNFLKEQLKPELLQAACSKANIPLTLRRQPGYDHSYYFISTFMSDHLHWHAERLKG from the coding sequence ATGACGATCCAGACTGTCTCGACCAATCAATCCTACGGCGGCGTGCAAGGCGTGTATCGCCATGCCAGCGAGGTCACCGGAACCGATATGGTGTTCTCGGTCTATGTTCCCCCGCATGCCGAAGGCGCCAAGCTGCCTGTGGTCTGGTACCTCTCGGGACTGACCTGCACGCACGCCAACGTCACCGAGAAGGGCGAATTCCGCAGAGCCTGCGCCGAACTCGGCCTGATCTTCGTCGCGCCGGACACGAGCCCGCGCGGGCCCGATGTGCCTGGTGACGCCAACAATGCCTATGATTTCGGCCTGGGCGCCGGATTCTACGTCGATGCCACGCAAGAGCCCTTCGCACGGAACTACCGCATGTGGAGCTATGTCACCGACGAGTTGCCCAAACTTGTGGCGGGACATTTTCCCGTCGATGCCAAGCGCCAATCGGTCATGGGCCATTCGATGGGCGGCCACGGTGCGCTGACGGTGGCTCTGCGCAACCCGCACCGCTATCGCGCGGCCAGCGCCTTTGCCCCGATCGTGGCACCGTCACAGGTGCCGTGGGGCATCAAGGCGCTGAACGGCTATCTCGGGCCCAACAAAGATGCCTGGCGCAGCCACGACACCGTGGCGCTGATCGAGGACGGCGCGAAATATTCGGGCTTCCTGGTCGACGTCGGCGAGGCCGATAATTTCCTGAAGGAGCAGCTCAAGCCCGAATTGCTCCAGGCCGCCTGCAGCAAGGCCAACATCCCGCTGACGCTGCGGCGTCAGCCGGGCTACGACCACAGCTATTACTTCATCTCGACGTTCATGAGCGATCATCTGCATTGGCATGCGGAGCGGCTGAAGGGGTGA
- a CDS encoding DUF3280 domain-containing protein encodes MTDLARLATPHFVRTRASAGITIVRALLCFAALLSTGSAAFADPPKLAVFDFELIDTSLPGEFYGSKPEEARLDRISEQLRKELADSGKFQLLDIAPIRDAARHSNLQACGGCDLKLAAQLGAEVEITGLVQKVSNLIINLNIYLRDVKTGNMITAASADMRGNTDESWSRTMSYLIRNRLLAPNYGKPE; translated from the coding sequence ATGACCGATTTGGCAAGGCTTGCAACCCCGCATTTCGTTCGCACGCGCGCCAGCGCAGGCATCACGATCGTGCGAGCGCTGCTGTGTTTCGCCGCATTGCTGTCGACGGGATCGGCCGCGTTCGCCGATCCGCCGAAGCTTGCCGTGTTCGATTTCGAGCTGATCGACACCAGCCTGCCCGGCGAGTTCTACGGCTCGAAGCCCGAGGAGGCGCGCCTTGATCGCATCAGCGAGCAGCTCCGCAAGGAACTAGCCGATTCAGGCAAGTTCCAGTTGCTCGACATCGCGCCTATCAGGGATGCCGCCCGTCACAGCAATCTGCAGGCCTGCGGCGGCTGCGACCTCAAGCTTGCGGCGCAGCTGGGTGCCGAAGTCGAGATCACCGGCTTGGTACAGAAGGTCTCGAATTTGATCATCAATCTCAACATCTATCTGCGCGACGTGAAGACCGGCAACATGATCACGGCGGCCAGCGCCGACATGCGCGGCAATACCGATGAATCCTGGTCGCGCACGATGAGCTATCTAATCCGCAACCGCCTGCTCGCGCCAAATTACGGCAAGCCGGAGTAG
- a CDS encoding PQQ-dependent catabolism-associated CXXCW motif protein produces the protein MRRHLAAALLVAALAVPALAQQQEPFEPEGYRTDNYRAPVPATLEGARVLTTADAEAIWRAKSGAFIDVLPRAPKPKNLPAGTVWRDMPRRNIPGSIWLPDTGYGALPPAMDDYLQRGLARASHGDKAALLVIYCLADCWMSWNAAKRALTYGYSNIAWYPDGTDGWERAKLPTDEAQPEPRPEQ, from the coding sequence ATGAGGCGACATCTTGCCGCTGCGCTCCTCGTCGCCGCCCTGGCGGTGCCGGCGTTGGCGCAGCAGCAGGAGCCGTTCGAGCCGGAAGGCTATCGCACCGACAATTACCGCGCGCCCGTGCCGGCGACGCTGGAAGGCGCGCGGGTGCTCACGACGGCGGATGCCGAGGCGATCTGGCGCGCGAAGAGCGGAGCCTTCATCGACGTATTGCCGCGTGCGCCGAAGCCGAAGAACCTGCCGGCCGGAACGGTCTGGCGCGATATGCCGCGGAGAAATATTCCGGGCAGTATCTGGCTGCCGGACACCGGCTACGGCGCGTTGCCGCCGGCGATGGACGATTATCTCCAGCGTGGCCTTGCGCGCGCCTCGCACGGCGACAAGGCCGCGCTGCTCGTGATCTATTGCCTCGCCGACTGCTGGATGTCCTGGAACGCCGCCAAGCGCGCGTTGACTTATGGCTATTCCAATATCGCCTGGTACCCTGATGGGACCGACGGCTGGGAACGCGCGAAGTTGCCCACGGACGAGGCGCAGCCGGAGCCGCGGCCCGAGCAGTAG
- a CDS encoding ABC transporter substrate-binding protein, with amino-acid sequence MIRWLVGLIGLALAATQALAADPIEIGVGYLGVAGTKSTLSLVEQPAQNDGVAGAHLAIEDNNTTGKFLNQHFTLEEHRIEEGEDPVQAATALAEKNSFIILDLPADALLKVSDALRDRGTLLFNAGAIDERLREADCRANVIHSAPTRSMLADALGQYLVWKKWSRWLLVVGSHDQDKLYADALRRAASRFGAKIVQERTFEDTGGARRTDSGVTLIQRQMPVFTQQAPAYDVLVAADESEVFAAYLPYRTWDPRPVAGSAGLVPRSWDAAQDQWGATQMQNRFMKLNSRRMTALDMQAWTAVRMIGEATSRTNSGDVKKVTDFIKRPDFSVAAFKGTRLTLRDWNLQLRQPILLVDGRMVVSVSPQEGFLHQVSELDTLGYDRPESKCKLK; translated from the coding sequence ATGATCCGTTGGTTGGTCGGCCTGATTGGCCTCGCACTTGCGGCGACGCAGGCGCTGGCGGCTGACCCCATTGAAATCGGCGTCGGCTATCTCGGCGTCGCCGGCACCAAATCGACGCTGTCGCTGGTCGAGCAGCCGGCCCAGAATGACGGCGTCGCCGGAGCCCATCTCGCCATCGAGGACAACAACACCACCGGAAAATTCCTCAACCAGCATTTCACGCTGGAGGAGCACCGCATCGAGGAGGGCGAGGACCCGGTCCAGGCCGCGACCGCACTCGCCGAGAAGAACAGCTTCATCATCCTCGACCTGCCCGCTGACGCGCTGCTGAAGGTCTCCGATGCCCTGCGCGATCGCGGCACGCTGCTGTTCAATGCCGGCGCCATTGACGAGCGGCTGCGCGAGGCCGACTGCCGCGCCAATGTGATTCATTCCGCGCCGACGCGGTCGATGCTGGCGGATGCGCTCGGCCAGTATCTGGTCTGGAAGAAATGGTCGCGCTGGCTGCTGGTGGTCGGCTCGCATGACCAGGACAAGCTCTACGCCGATGCGCTCCGCCGCGCCGCCTCGCGGTTCGGGGCCAAGATCGTGCAGGAGCGCACGTTCGAGGACACCGGCGGAGCGCGCCGCACCGATTCCGGCGTGACGTTGATCCAGCGCCAGATGCCGGTCTTCACGCAGCAGGCCCCCGCCTACGATGTGCTGGTCGCCGCCGACGAGAGCGAGGTGTTCGCCGCCTATCTGCCCTACCGCACCTGGGATCCGCGCCCTGTCGCAGGCTCGGCCGGCCTCGTGCCGCGCAGCTGGGACGCCGCACAGGACCAGTGGGGCGCGACGCAGATGCAGAACCGCTTCATGAAGCTGAACTCGCGCCGCATGACCGCGCTGGACATGCAGGCCTGGACGGCGGTGCGGATGATCGGCGAAGCGACCTCGCGCACCAATTCCGGCGACGTCAAGAAGGTCACGGATTTCATCAAGAGACCGGATTTCTCTGTCGCCGCCTTCAAGGGCACCCGGCTCACCTTACGCGACTGGAATCTCCAGCTGCGCCAGCCGATACTCCTTGTCGACGGCCGCATGGTGGTGTCGGTGTCGCCGCAGGAAGGATTTCTGCACCAGGTCTCCGAGCTCGACACGCTCGGCTACGATCGCCCGGAGAGCAAATGCAAGCTGAAATGA